From a region of the [Eubacterium] eligens ATCC 27750 genome:
- a CDS encoding Uma2 family endonuclease, giving the protein MKKEKGYTYAQIANLSGVPLGTVQKIFSGETVNPRYDTLMALEHFFEEPLEVREHVSNRYERNGSYTVDDYRTLPDEQRVELIDGYFYDMASPTFGHQSIGGEIHRQIANFIVENGGNCRPFIAPVDVQLDCDEKTMVQPDVGIVCDSSKIQRFGVYGAPDFLVEVISPSTKKKDYTLKLSKYIEAGVREYWIVDYMQEKVLVYFFESDVYPVIYGFDKPVPVNIYDDNLKIDFTNIAKWLKDGME; this is encoded by the coding sequence ATGAAGAAGGAAAAGGGTTATACATATGCACAGATTGCCAATTTATCAGGTGTACCATTAGGTACTGTGCAGAAGATTTTTTCCGGGGAGACGGTGAATCCAAGATACGATACGCTTATGGCTTTGGAGCATTTTTTTGAAGAACCGCTTGAGGTAAGAGAGCATGTATCCAACAGATATGAGAGGAACGGAAGTTATACTGTAGATGATTACCGTACCTTGCCTGATGAACAGAGGGTTGAGCTGATTGATGGATATTTCTATGATATGGCTTCACCAACCTTTGGACATCAGTCAATTGGAGGAGAGATTCATCGTCAGATTGCTAATTTTATTGTGGAGAATGGTGGTAACTGTCGTCCTTTTATTGCACCAGTAGATGTACAGCTTGATTGTGATGAAAAGACTATGGTTCAGCCAGATGTCGGCATTGTATGTGATTCTTCTAAGATTCAGCGTTTTGGTGTATATGGTGCACCGGATTTTCTTGTAGAAGTAATTTCTCCATCTACTAAGAAAAAGGACTACACTTTGAAGTTATCCAAGTATATTGAAGCAGGGGTGCGTGAATACTGGATAGTTGATTACATGCAGGAGAAGGTTCTGGTGTATTTCTTCGAGAGTGATGTGTATCCTGTTATTTATGGATTTGACAAGCCAGTTCCGGTGAATATATATGATGATAATCTTAAGATAGATTTCACCAATATTGCCAAATGGCTTAAGGATGGTATGGAGTAG
- a CDS encoding esterase/lipase family protein, whose product MGRIKVCNFGRIMLKIFCWTTVILAIYLILGITGCYEKWFGGPAGIVKTPVYWLIRAGIGILVESIIFWIGIIMVYATSEQLGIRWRVLGIVCGWIPVAHLVMLHIIIKTVGEEVRMEEMRAKRNLQRKEQRICSTKYPVLMVHGVFFRDFEHLNYWGRIPAELEANGAVICYGNHNSAAAVRDSAKELAERIHQIVIKTGCEKVNVIAHSKGGLDMRAAIALTDIAPYVASLTTINTPHRGCQFADYLLGKIPEKQQQMVANAYNAGAAKLGDINPDFLAAVYDLTSEKCSEFNNEIKDNPDIYYQSVGSKLNHPASGRFPLNFTYPLVKYFDGPNDGLVGEESFRWGQNYQFLTVSGKRGISHGDMIDLNRENIKGFDVREFYVQVVAGLKKMGF is encoded by the coding sequence ATGGGGAGAATTAAAGTATGTAACTTTGGCAGAATTATGCTGAAAATATTCTGCTGGACGACAGTAATATTAGCAATATATCTTATATTAGGTATTACAGGCTGTTATGAAAAATGGTTTGGCGGTCCGGCAGGAATAGTAAAAACGCCAGTTTACTGGCTTATCCGGGCAGGGATAGGAATTCTTGTGGAAAGCATTATTTTCTGGATAGGAATTATTATGGTGTATGCGACATCTGAGCAGCTTGGGATCAGATGGAGAGTGCTTGGAATCGTGTGTGGATGGATACCTGTTGCACATCTTGTCATGCTTCATATTATTATAAAGACAGTTGGTGAGGAAGTCCGCATGGAGGAAATGCGTGCTAAGAGAAATCTGCAGCGCAAAGAACAGCGGATATGCAGTACTAAATATCCTGTTCTTATGGTGCATGGCGTATTTTTCAGGGATTTTGAACATCTTAATTACTGGGGAAGAATACCGGCAGAGCTTGAGGCTAATGGTGCAGTGATTTGTTATGGCAATCATAACAGTGCGGCGGCCGTGCGAGACAGTGCTAAAGAGCTGGCAGAAAGGATTCACCAGATTGTCATTAAGACAGGCTGTGAGAAAGTAAATGTAATTGCCCATTCAAAAGGCGGACTGGACATGAGGGCAGCGATAGCACTTACAGATATTGCACCTTATGTGGCTTCTCTTACAACGATAAATACACCACACAGGGGCTGTCAGTTTGCTGATTATCTTCTTGGCAAAATTCCTGAAAAACAGCAGCAGATGGTTGCAAATGCATATAACGCTGGAGCGGCTAAACTCGGAGACATTAACCCTGATTTTCTTGCTGCCGTATATGACCTTACATCAGAAAAATGCAGTGAATTCAACAATGAAATAAAGGATAATCCAGACATTTATTATCAGTCAGTTGGTTCTAAACTAAACCATCCGGCTTCGGGAAGATTTCCACTTAATTTTACATATCCACTGGTGAAATATTTTGACGGACCTAATGACGGACTTGTTGGAGAAGAATCCTTTCGATGGGGACAGAACTATCAGTTTCTTACTGTCAGCGGTAAAAGAGGTATATCGCATGGTGATATGATAGATCTTAACAGGGAGAACATTAAAGGATTTGATGTTCGGGAATTTTATGTGCAGGTTGTTGCGGGACTTAAGAAGATGGGGTTTTGA
- a CDS encoding LysR family transcriptional regulator, protein MDVNFEYYKIFYYVARYKNFTKAAQALGSSQPNVTRAMNCLEQQINSTLFVRNNRGIQLTPEGEKLYIRVTAAMTQLMAAEEELADSASLSHGSISIGASETALNIFLLDKLKAFHMVNPGIRLKIYNHSTPEAIDAVKNGLVDFAVVSSPVYADSSLKTVVLHSFQEILVGGTTFTALGSQELSIRELTDYPLICLGRETMTFRFYKDLFMSHGVELEPDTEAATTDQILPLVKCELGLAFLPETMAQESIDKKEIVKISLKDNIPKRNICLVYDSRHPVSSAARKLRKTIGEINYGEN, encoded by the coding sequence ATGGATGTTAATTTTGAGTATTACAAGATATTTTATTATGTAGCCAGGTACAAGAATTTTACGAAAGCCGCTCAGGCGTTAGGAAGCAGCCAGCCTAATGTTACAAGGGCAATGAACTGTCTGGAACAGCAGATTAATTCAACACTGTTTGTAAGAAATAACCGGGGAATACAGCTTACACCAGAGGGGGAAAAACTGTATATAAGGGTTACAGCGGCTATGACACAGCTTATGGCAGCAGAAGAAGAGCTTGCGGACAGTGCAAGTCTTTCACATGGCAGTATTTCCATAGGGGCAAGTGAGACTGCGCTTAATATATTTCTTCTTGATAAGTTAAAAGCATTTCACATGGTCAATCCCGGAATCCGGCTTAAGATATATAATCATTCAACGCCGGAGGCGATTGATGCAGTAAAAAATGGACTGGTAGACTTTGCAGTGGTATCATCACCTGTGTACGCAGATTCATCACTAAAGACGGTGGTGTTGCATTCTTTTCAGGAAATACTTGTCGGAGGAACTACATTTACAGCATTGGGAAGTCAGGAATTATCAATAAGAGAATTGACGGATTATCCACTGATATGCCTTGGCAGAGAGACTATGACATTCAGATTCTATAAAGATTTATTTATGTCACATGGGGTTGAATTAGAGCCTGATACGGAGGCTGCGACAACAGACCAGATACTTCCTCTTGTAAAATGTGAATTAGGACTTGCATTCTTACCAGAGACAATGGCGCAGGAATCGATTGATAAGAAAGAGATTGTGAAGATATCTCTTAAGGATAATATTCCGAAGAGAAATATATGTCTTGTCTATGACAGCAGACACCCGGTGAGTTCGGCGGCAAGAAAGTTGAGAAAAACAATAGGGGAGATTAATTATGGGGAGAATTAA
- a CDS encoding DUF4866 domain-containing protein — protein MKEKTIFPREEKSEVLFDKILNDPWAYNKLFQTFCNNLFCNDDSEAILSPLQFTEALFNCYSNKDLSAFLMAITQNTMFDLLRNSFLIPYRFNADGKQNPIIMTDDKGMLLPEFADSVHEKDYQHFYNIYKNLDNNKNMFLAEAYRYSHTYGDDPSVVEQQVLERSTGILLIRELPDTVRMKETEAEAYSAVWDLMLELEKNLPMAYIFYGQDSFVEHNEHFDELGIFLPNSIFLRNLEHHVKKAEAIIYAKD, from the coding sequence ATGAAAGAAAAAACTATCTTTCCAAGAGAAGAAAAATCTGAGGTTTTATTTGATAAAATTCTAAATGACCCATGGGCTTATAATAAACTTTTCCAGACATTCTGTAACAATCTGTTTTGCAATGATGATTCTGAAGCAATACTTTCTCCGCTTCAATTCACGGAAGCATTATTCAACTGCTATTCTAATAAAGACTTATCTGCATTTCTTATGGCTATCACGCAAAATACCATGTTTGATTTACTGAGAAATTCATTTCTTATTCCATACCGCTTCAACGCTGATGGAAAGCAGAATCCCATAATTATGACCGACGATAAAGGTATGCTTCTTCCAGAATTTGCTGATTCTGTTCACGAAAAAGACTATCAGCATTTTTATAACATTTATAAGAACCTTGATAATAATAAAAATATGTTTCTTGCCGAGGCTTACAGATACAGTCACACATATGGTGATGACCCGTCTGTAGTGGAGCAGCAGGTTCTTGAGCGAAGCACTGGTATACTGCTTATCCGCGAACTGCCTGACACTGTCAGAATGAAGGAAACCGAGGCAGAGGCCTATAGTGCTGTATGGGATCTTATGCTTGAGCTTGAGAAGAATCTTCCAATGGCATACATATTCTATGGTCAGGATTCATTCGTTGAACACAATGAACATTTTGACGAACTTGGAATTTTCCTTCCCAATTCTATATTCTTACGAAACCTTGAACACCATGTTAAGAAAGCAGAGGCGATTATATATGCCAAGGACTAA